One window of Robiginitalea biformata HTCC2501 genomic DNA carries:
- the araA gene encoding L-arabinose isomerase, with translation MKPNDKELWLVTGSQHLYGPEALHQVGSDARVIANGLNQSDRLPIPLVFKPVVTTADEITALCREANNDDNCIGVIAWMHTFSPAKMWIRGLGELQKPLCHLHTQFNAGIPWDSIDMDYMNLHQSAHGDREFGFMTSRMRRARKVVAGHWKSGSVQEKLGIWARVVLGADALRGMQVARIGDNMREVAVTEGDKVEAQMRFGFSVNGYATSDITGRIADLSETRVAELVKTYEADYTLSPALQQDGGQRQALLEAARIELGLRDFLEEGGFSAFTDTFENLGAFRQLPGIAVQRLMADGYGFGAEGDWKTAALVAAMKVMSAGLEGGTTFMEDYTYHFGSDKSLVLGSHMLEICPSIASGKPLCEIHPLGIGGREDPVRLVFNSPAGPAINTCLIDMGNRFRLVVNEVEAVAPLADLPKLPVARVLWDPKPDLETAATAWILAGGAHHTVYSQALTTDFMEDFAEIFGIELLVIDPATRIRAFKEQIRANETYFHLFRHGM, from the coding sequence ATGAAACCAAACGACAAAGAACTCTGGCTTGTCACCGGCAGCCAGCACCTCTATGGCCCGGAGGCCCTCCATCAGGTAGGATCGGACGCCCGGGTTATCGCCAATGGCCTGAACCAGTCGGATCGCCTCCCGATTCCCCTGGTCTTTAAACCCGTGGTGACCACTGCAGACGAAATTACGGCCCTCTGCAGGGAAGCCAATAACGATGATAATTGTATCGGGGTCATTGCCTGGATGCATACCTTTTCCCCGGCCAAAATGTGGATTCGCGGGCTCGGGGAGCTCCAGAAACCCCTCTGCCACCTGCATACCCAATTCAACGCCGGCATCCCGTGGGACTCCATCGACATGGATTATATGAACCTGCACCAGTCGGCACACGGCGACCGGGAATTCGGCTTTATGACATCGCGCATGCGCCGGGCGCGCAAGGTGGTGGCCGGCCACTGGAAGTCCGGGAGCGTACAGGAGAAACTCGGAATCTGGGCCCGGGTGGTCCTGGGGGCCGATGCACTCCGGGGTATGCAGGTGGCCCGGATCGGCGACAATATGCGGGAGGTGGCGGTCACCGAAGGCGACAAAGTGGAGGCCCAAATGCGTTTCGGTTTCTCCGTTAACGGCTACGCTACTTCGGACATAACCGGCCGGATTGCGGACCTGAGCGAGACCCGGGTGGCCGAGCTCGTCAAGACCTACGAAGCGGATTACACCCTGTCTCCCGCCCTGCAGCAGGATGGGGGGCAACGCCAGGCCTTGCTGGAAGCCGCGCGTATTGAACTCGGGCTTCGCGACTTCCTGGAGGAAGGCGGGTTTTCCGCTTTTACCGATACATTTGAAAACCTTGGGGCCTTTCGGCAGCTGCCGGGTATTGCCGTACAGCGTTTGATGGCCGACGGCTACGGTTTTGGCGCCGAGGGTGATTGGAAAACCGCCGCCCTGGTGGCCGCCATGAAGGTCATGTCTGCAGGTTTGGAAGGGGGCACTACTTTTATGGAGGACTACACCTATCACTTTGGCAGTGACAAAAGCCTGGTCCTGGGGTCGCATATGCTGGAGATCTGCCCGTCCATCGCTTCCGGGAAACCCTTGTGCGAAATCCACCCGCTCGGGATCGGCGGCAGGGAAGACCCCGTGCGCCTGGTTTTCAATTCCCCGGCCGGACCTGCAATCAACACCTGCCTGATCGATATGGGAAATCGCTTCCGACTCGTGGTCAATGAGGTGGAGGCCGTAGCCCCGTTGGCGGACCTGCCGAAATTACCGGTTGCCCGGGTACTTTGGGACCCGAAACCGGACCTGGAGACGGCTGCCACCGCCTGGATCCTGGCAGGGGGCGCCCACCACACCGTATATTCACAGGCCCTGACCACCGATTTTATGGAAGATTTTGCCGAAATTTTCGGTATTGAATTGCTCGTTATCGACCCGGCAACCCGGATTCGGGCATTTAAGGAGCAAATCCGGGCAAATGAAACGTATTTTCACCTATTCCGACACGGGATGTAA
- a CDS encoding sodium:solute symporter: protein MQMLDSLDWVTISIYFAILLGIAVWVILKKKDNTEDYFLAGRNVGWFVVGASIFASNIGSEHVVGLAGTGASNKLPMLIYEIHAWIVLLLGWVFLPFYARAGVFTMPEFLEKRFDARARWILSVFSIVAYVLTKISVTIYAGGVVVSALLGIDFWTGAIATVVLTGIYTVLGGMRAVVYTETLQAIILVLGAAALTVIGLDRVGGWESMRETVSPEYLNMWRSATDPDFPWPWLIISSTIVGIWYWCTDQYIVQRALTAKNIKEGRRGTIFGALLKLMPVFLFLIPGVIALTLKMRGELHWDNPDEAFPVLMSNLLPSGLRGLVAAGLLAALMSSLASVFNSCSTLFTVDIYKKLRPGTPEKKLVRTGQIATAIVVVIGIIWIPIMANISGVLYEYLQSVQSYIAPPIAAVFLLGIFMKRVNAQGAFVTLIVGFLGGALRISLELAKDHLEPGSWLYTLGAVNYLIFAAWFFLFCIVVLVGVSLMTPAPEPEKIANLTYATITREEKERNKASYNWKDIVVSVGILVIVIGIMIWFNGK from the coding sequence ATGCAAATGCTCGATTCCCTGGATTGGGTAACCATTTCGATATATTTTGCCATCCTGCTGGGGATTGCCGTATGGGTGATCCTCAAAAAAAAGGACAATACCGAAGACTACTTCCTGGCCGGCCGCAACGTCGGTTGGTTTGTAGTGGGCGCTTCCATCTTCGCCTCCAACATCGGTTCCGAACACGTGGTGGGCCTGGCGGGTACAGGGGCCAGTAACAAGCTCCCGATGCTCATCTACGAAATCCACGCCTGGATCGTCCTGTTGCTCGGGTGGGTGTTCCTCCCGTTTTACGCCCGGGCCGGGGTGTTTACCATGCCCGAATTCCTCGAGAAACGCTTTGATGCCCGCGCGCGCTGGATCCTGTCCGTATTTTCCATTGTGGCCTATGTGCTCACCAAGATCTCCGTGACCATCTATGCCGGGGGCGTGGTGGTCTCCGCCCTACTGGGCATCGATTTCTGGACCGGGGCGATTGCCACCGTGGTCCTCACAGGCATCTATACCGTCCTGGGCGGGATGCGGGCCGTAGTCTACACGGAAACCCTGCAGGCCATTATCCTGGTGCTCGGTGCGGCGGCCCTGACGGTCATCGGGTTGGACCGTGTGGGCGGCTGGGAAAGCATGCGGGAAACTGTTTCCCCGGAATACCTGAATATGTGGCGCTCCGCCACGGACCCGGACTTCCCCTGGCCCTGGCTAATCATCTCGAGCACGATCGTGGGGATTTGGTACTGGTGTACGGACCAGTACATCGTCCAGCGGGCCCTGACCGCAAAAAACATCAAGGAGGGGCGGCGCGGCACCATTTTCGGGGCCCTGCTCAAACTGATGCCGGTCTTCCTGTTCCTGATCCCGGGCGTAATTGCACTCACATTGAAAATGCGGGGAGAACTGCACTGGGACAACCCGGACGAGGCCTTCCCGGTGCTGATGAGCAACCTGCTACCCTCCGGGTTGCGCGGCCTGGTGGCGGCCGGGCTGCTCGCTGCCCTGATGAGCTCGCTGGCTTCCGTGTTCAACTCCTGTTCTACCTTGTTCACCGTGGACATCTACAAAAAGCTCCGCCCGGGTACCCCGGAGAAAAAACTGGTACGCACCGGACAAATCGCCACGGCCATCGTGGTGGTCATCGGGATTATCTGGATCCCGATCATGGCGAATATCTCCGGGGTACTCTACGAATACCTGCAGAGCGTGCAATCCTATATCGCACCGCCGATCGCAGCGGTATTCCTGCTGGGGATATTTATGAAGCGGGTGAACGCACAGGGGGCTTTTGTCACCCTGATTGTCGGATTCCTGGGGGGTGCCCTGCGTATCTCCCTGGAACTCGCCAAGGACCACCTGGAGCCGGGCAGCTGGCTGTATACCCTGGGGGCTGTGAATTACCTGATTTTCGCGGCCTGGTTCTTCTTGTTTTGCATCGTGGTGCTGGTTGGCGTGAGCCTGATGACCCCGGCCCCGGAGCCCGAAAAAATTGCCAACCTCACCTATGCGACCATTACCCGGGAGGAGAAAGAGCGCAATAAGGCGAGTTACAATTGGAAGGATATCGTCGTCTCGGTCGGCATCCTCGTTATCGTTATCGGCATCATGATCTGGTTTAACGGGAAATAA
- a CDS encoding L-ribulose-5-phosphate 4-epimerase, with amino-acid sequence MAGSHDALKNECYQANMELNALGLVIHTFGNVSAADRDRGIFAIKPSGVPYDQLRPEDMVVVDYDSKVVEGKLRPSSDTATHAFLYKNWEGIGGIAHTHSTYSVAWAQAQQDIPVFGTTHADHLTRDIPCAPPMADHLIAGDYEHNTGIQILECFRERKLSPEEVEMVLIGNHGPFCWGRDAAGAVYNSKVLETVAQMAYLTLQINPGAPRLKEALIKKHYNRKHGDDAYYGQ; translated from the coding sequence ATGGCAGGTTCCCACGATGCACTTAAAAACGAATGCTACCAGGCGAATATGGAACTCAACGCCCTGGGGCTGGTTATCCACACCTTCGGGAACGTCAGTGCAGCCGATCGCGACCGGGGCATTTTCGCCATCAAGCCCAGCGGGGTTCCCTACGACCAGTTGCGACCGGAAGATATGGTAGTTGTGGATTACGACAGTAAGGTAGTGGAAGGGAAGCTCCGGCCCTCCTCGGATACGGCCACGCATGCCTTCCTGTACAAGAACTGGGAAGGGATCGGGGGCATTGCGCATACCCACTCCACCTATTCGGTTGCCTGGGCCCAGGCCCAGCAGGACATCCCCGTTTTCGGCACGACCCATGCGGACCACCTGACCCGGGACATCCCCTGCGCCCCGCCCATGGCCGACCACCTGATTGCAGGGGATTACGAGCACAACACGGGCATACAGATCCTGGAGTGCTTCCGGGAACGCAAACTTTCGCCGGAGGAGGTGGAAATGGTCCTGATCGGAAACCACGGACCCTTCTGTTGGGGACGGGATGCCGCCGGGGCCGTCTACAACAGCAAGGTCCTTGAAACAGTCGCTCAGATGGCCTACCTGACCCTGCAAATCAACCCGGGGGCCCCGAGGCTCAAAGAAGCTCTTATTAAAAAACACTACAACCGGAAGCACGGCGACGATGCCTATTACGGACAATAA
- a CDS encoding aldose epimerase family protein translates to MTSKPRNCLTAILICAALLLATGCREGKKEAAPEAAQGNAGNKAKIEIQPFGQLKDGREVTRYTMRNHAGMELRFINYGGIITYWSAPDAEGNLEDVVLGFDSLEPYLEGHPFFGALVGRYGNRIAGGEFTLDGETYSLAKNNGDNHLHGGVKGFDKVLWEVRLPDGPESNTAVLTYTSPDGEEGYPGNLDVAITYTLTEAGELDIQYEARTDAPTIVNLTQHVYFNLSADFSQSIGDHVLTLQADAFLPVDDGLIPTGEIRPVSGTPFDFTAPKPIGEDIDAANEQIAMGGGYDHCWVLNDPDAGFRQFATVVHPPTGRKLEVATDEPGVQFYTGNFLDGSLPAKGGGTYGKRSGFCLETQHYPDSPNQEAFPSVRLDPGQTYRSHTRFRLSTNTPHTTN, encoded by the coding sequence ATGACCTCAAAACCACGAAACTGCCTCACGGCCATTCTGATATGTGCCGCCCTGCTCCTGGCAACAGGCTGCCGGGAGGGAAAGAAAGAAGCCGCCCCGGAGGCTGCTCAGGGAAACGCCGGCAATAAAGCGAAAATTGAAATCCAGCCATTCGGCCAGCTCAAAGACGGTCGGGAGGTTACCCGCTATACCATGCGGAACCATGCTGGCATGGAGCTGCGTTTTATAAATTACGGCGGGATTATCACCTATTGGTCGGCCCCGGATGCGGAAGGGAACCTGGAGGATGTCGTCCTGGGCTTCGACAGTTTGGAACCGTACCTGGAGGGGCACCCGTTTTTCGGGGCGCTGGTGGGACGCTACGGCAACCGGATCGCCGGGGGGGAATTCACCCTGGATGGGGAAACCTATTCGCTGGCCAAAAACAATGGGGATAATCACCTGCATGGAGGGGTTAAGGGATTCGACAAAGTCCTGTGGGAAGTTCGGTTGCCGGACGGGCCGGAAAGCAATACGGCCGTCCTCACCTACACGAGCCCGGACGGGGAAGAAGGGTACCCCGGGAACCTAGACGTTGCAATCACCTACACACTCACGGAAGCCGGGGAACTGGATATCCAATACGAGGCCAGGACGGATGCCCCGACTATTGTAAACCTCACGCAGCATGTATACTTTAACCTGTCGGCCGACTTCTCCCAATCCATCGGGGACCACGTGCTTACCCTGCAGGCCGATGCCTTCCTGCCTGTTGACGACGGACTCATCCCAACGGGCGAAATCCGGCCGGTTTCCGGGACGCCTTTTGATTTTACGGCGCCCAAGCCTATCGGGGAGGATATCGATGCAGCAAATGAACAAATCGCTATGGGTGGAGGCTACGACCATTGCTGGGTACTCAACGACCCGGACGCCGGATTCCGTCAATTTGCCACGGTGGTACACCCGCCAACCGGCCGAAAGCTGGAGGTAGCCACCGATGAGCCCGGGGTGCAGTTCTACACGGGCAATTTCCTGGACGGGTCGCTCCCCGCCAAAGGGGGCGGGACCTACGGGAAACGCAGCGGTTTCTGCCTGGAGACCCAGCACTACCCGGACTCCCCCAACCAGGAGGCCTTCCCTTCGGTGCGGCTGGATCCCGGACAGACCTATCGCTCCCATACGCGCTTCAGACTTTCAACCAACACACCTCATACAACCAATTAA